In the Drosophila teissieri strain GT53w chromosome 3R, Prin_Dtei_1.1, whole genome shotgun sequence genome, TCAAATCTCAGATGGGAAGATTTATGAAGCAAACGCGTACGGAAATTACCGAACTCTTTAAGGAAATTAGAGCCGTGCATGACAAGTTGGCGAAGCTGGAATCGCATCTTACATCTCGTAAGACTCTAAACTTAACTATCCCATTATTCAATCATCTAATTtatcttttattattacttaatAGTAGACCCTCAACTGCCAGCTTCCCCTGGGGACGGTGCCTTAAGCTCTAACCCCTGTAAaaacccaccacccacttttggGGATACTAATGACGACAAAGACGTAGAAGATGCAGAGTCATCTAATGTTAAAAACAATGCTACGGGTATGCACCTAGTGAAAATATGGCATCATAATGCGGCTCCAGTGGTACTACCTCTACAACCAAATCCGGATATTCTTAAAGCTGTTCCTCCAATGAAGGCTGTGTTCGTATCTAGGCTTATAACTTCAACTACTGAAGATGCCCTTAAGCACTACATAATTGCCAAACTCCTTCATCCCAATCCCGATGACATCATCgtcagaaaaatatataataagcAAAGACGAAAAATTGCATCGTTTAAAGTGATGGCGCCCGATTCCATATATTACATGATTTTAAATCCGGGATTTTGGCCTGAACATATCATTGTGCACGAGTTTGTCAAGAAGAGCTTTCTTCAAACCAATGTagaatttacaaattattgttAACTCTTTGATATAATGTTTTAATTAGGGATCTTAATTAATATAAGGAAAGAATCATTatgataataatgataataattgaatttagTGAATCTTAGTTTAGTAACACTATTTCTGAACTCGTTTTCAGCTTGGGAGCTGCATTCTACCTATATTTGGGCATGTTTATGGGTTTAGCGCAtctattcattcatttttatacctaTATCTAGAGCATCAATTGCTCCACAGATATAGAAACACAACTTGATATCGCTTCAGTATAAGAATTCGCTTCACAGAAGTTTCACTTTTATGGTTTCACAATAGAATTTTTATACACGAAATGTTTGAAATTTTGAATGCTACTCTTTCGACTGCCACTGTAAATAGTCTTAGACATCTCATTCTCGCctcaaataataaaagtgaaatgctGTGGGATTAGTCGCCAGGGATACTCACTCCGGGATGGGATTGACTCTATACTCTGTGCTGGCGGAGATGAGGATGATGGAAGTGGGACTTGACTTGGAAGTGGGACTTGACAGGAAACTGAACGCTGCAGTCTCAAGAGTGGATGGTGTACTAGATAGCCCTGCCGTTCGTCTCAGGCGTGACAATGCATAGTTTCTCCCGCCCGTCGGGTGGGTTCGCTTCCTGGCAAGCAACTGAGCCGCCGTACTGCCGCTCAGCCAGGTGCGCAGTACTAGTGAGATAACGGGATGCGTGGGTTGCTGGCCGTCGAGTGATGGGCGTGGCACGAACTTACCTGGGGATACGGTTTCGGTACTTTCGGTGTTTGACTCTTGCGTAAATCGTTAGCTCTGTTTCGAATTTGATTTTCGTGAAGTATAAATCAGAGCATTCACGTGTCGTCTAATCAAATCGCCACTTCGGAAACCACCGCTATCAACTGGCCCGTTTCTATTCCCGGAGATCGTGTAGAtttatatgtgcatatatatgaCGCACGGAGCGGCCTTAGATACTGAGACTCGATAGGGAGATATACAATGGAGGGTCCCGAACCAGTGGCGATAAGTAGGGGCAATTACGTTTGTGCGACCATTCCTGATAGCCACTCAAGATCTTGATATTCTCGCTTTCTGGTTCGCGGTGTTATGCGATCCGGTCATATTGAGCAGTGCCTAATAGCTACTATAACGTCATTGTCTTAATGATACAAACTCAAAAAATGCTCATGGCTTAGATAAGGCTTGCGATTGAACAGAAAGTAACTGAATTAAATAGTTAGCAAAATACCCACAGAAGGTAAACGCACAAGTCACTGGGGAAAAACACCTGACACTTTCACCGAGCGATAAAGTCTTTTCGTGAAGTCTGAAATCAGGGGAAATCTGCCTAACTGAGTGAATGTTTTTGCACACTTTACCTAAGCCATACATCGCTTTCCACAAAAACCCCCCTGACTGCCGGTGATTTCATTGCCAGGCAGATAAGGTTTGCCATAGTCTGTGATGTCCTTTGTGGGGGCTTTGTTTCAGACACTAGATTTGTCAGGCTTCCGTGACAAAGGTATTTAGATTCGTTATGCTAACAAGAGAATGTCTGATGGGTTTCGGTGTTCAGAGCTCACTGTTCGCTGTTAGATGTTCGAGTCCTGGGACGTAAAATGACATGTTTAATACGGGACTGAGTGGGAACAGTTGGCGATGTCAGCATATTTTAGCCCGTAAACCCACCGGTTATTGGCGACATTTTGATATTGTCCTTGTTGCTGTAGCTGCGACGTTATAACAACAAGTTTGATGACGGTCGTTACGCGAATCGTCGATTTCAAATGCCTTCTTGTCACAGAACTTGTGTGAGGAGTGTGGTATGGTATGTGTGTGAGGGTCCTTATCTGCTGCAgatgtgtgagtgagtggatGTGCGGGCTGCAGATGTGTATCATTGTGTGTTGACAGTTCAACGGCCTCGCCCCACCGCCCTTCA is a window encoding:
- the LOC122622146 gene encoding uncharacterized protein LOC122622146; its protein translation is MLICCIEGCEFNNCISNDEHVRCWLCDEYAHAKCAGITDNVVEMIEEKSGLKWTCENCRVIKSQMGRFMKQTRTEITELFKEIRAVHDKLAKLESHLTSLDPQLPASPGDGALSSNPCKNPPPTFGDTNDDKDVEDAESSNVKNNATGMHLVKIWHHNAAPVVLPLQPNPDILKAVPPMKAVFVSRLITSTTEDALKHYIIAKLLHPNPDDIIVRKIYNKQRRKIASFKVMAPDSIYYMILNPGFWPEHIIVHEFVKKSFLQTNVEFTNYC